In Deferribacter autotrophicus, a single genomic region encodes these proteins:
- a CDS encoding DNA polymerase III subunit alpha: MSKEFVHLHLHTQYSLLDGAIHISELMKRLKSYGAKSVAITDHGTMYGIVDFYTQALANEIKPIIGCEVYVAPDSRFNKSYDKKEDKNYHLILLAKNNTGLKNLQYLVSLAQLEGFYYKPRIDKELLAKYSKGLIALSACLAGEPARKILNEGYEAAKKVALEYYEIMGKDNYYLEIQDNGIPEQNIVNQQLINISKETGIPLVATNDCHFLDKEDYESHQILMCIQYQQTISDPGRKDSHSSELYVKSPEEMWESFKDVPEALINTVKIAEMCNVSMEFGKLHLPVYSVPEGFTLKTYLEHIAREGLHQRLAKVPLEKHKEYYDRLEYELKIIHEKGYDGYYLIVWDFINYARKNKIPVGPGRGSGAGSLVAYAVGITDIDPIKYKLLFERFLNPERKSMPDFDIDFCMNRREEVINYVRSKYGDNRVAQIITFGKLLARGVIRDVGRVLEIPLKVVDKIAKLIPEKPGLTLKKALEMDPEIKKNIESIEKGKELLTHALKLEGLLRNAGMHAAGVVISDEPLVEYVPLCRGQNNEVVTQLEKDTLEKVGLVKFDFLGLKNLTVIDYAEKLIRKNHDPQFDISKIPLDDEKTFELLSSGETTGVFQLESSGMKNLLKKLKPTAFEDIIALVALYRPGPIGSGMLDDFVKRKHGLQEVTYPLPELEDILKETYGIIVYQEQVMQIAQIIAGYSLGSADLLRRAMGKKKPEEMAKHREIFLYGDEKLNIEGAVKRGFEEKKASEIFDLMAKFAEYGFNKSHSAAYAMVSYQTAYLKAHYPVEYMTSLLSNELEKGDKVVAFIDECKKMGIKVLQPDINESYKDFVIAGNSIRFGLGAIKNVGFGAIDEIIKEREKGGKFKSIYDFCRRVDLRQVNRKVIESLIKAGAMDSFGKNRRQLLQVLDTAMETGQKEQQLKKEGIITIEDLLKENGEAVEEEFYPDVDEMPENELLKFEKEVLGFYLSNHPLVNYSSILEIFTKKSADIEKSDESNVVTVGGIVKSVKNYITKTNERMAFVTLEDLEGTMDVVVFPKLYKEHVRHLEEDSIIIVKGTVNFKEDEYSIVAEEIYHIEEAFDKLISAIKVKINATGFNENLSNELKKVVISEKGEKPIYFEVEVQGKGKVLIKVSDEYRVSPKLGFFRQLDSLLGENRYSVEVEI; this comes from the coding sequence ATGAGTAAGGAGTTTGTTCATCTACATCTTCATACTCAATATTCTTTGTTAGACGGGGCAATACATATTTCGGAACTTATGAAAAGATTGAAATCTTACGGTGCAAAATCTGTTGCTATTACGGATCACGGCACTATGTACGGGATTGTAGATTTTTATACACAGGCTCTTGCAAATGAGATTAAGCCTATTATAGGGTGTGAAGTTTATGTGGCGCCTGATTCAAGGTTTAATAAAAGTTATGATAAGAAAGAGGATAAAAACTATCACCTGATTTTACTTGCTAAAAACAATACAGGACTTAAAAATTTGCAATATCTTGTGTCATTAGCTCAGCTCGAAGGGTTTTATTATAAACCAAGAATAGATAAAGAGCTTCTTGCAAAATATTCAAAGGGGTTGATTGCTCTTTCCGCATGTCTTGCAGGTGAGCCTGCCAGGAAAATATTAAATGAAGGGTATGAAGCCGCTAAAAAAGTGGCATTAGAATACTATGAAATTATGGGAAAAGATAATTATTATCTTGAAATTCAGGATAACGGTATCCCTGAACAAAATATAGTAAATCAACAACTTATAAACATTTCAAAGGAAACGGGTATTCCCCTTGTAGCTACAAATGACTGTCACTTTCTGGATAAGGAAGACTATGAATCTCATCAGATTCTGATGTGTATTCAATATCAGCAGACTATCTCAGACCCTGGTAGAAAAGATTCGCATTCATCTGAACTGTATGTGAAATCACCTGAAGAGATGTGGGAATCATTTAAAGATGTGCCAGAAGCGCTCATAAATACGGTGAAGATAGCTGAAATGTGTAATGTCTCAATGGAATTTGGGAAACTGCATCTTCCGGTTTATTCTGTACCAGAGGGGTTTACTCTTAAAACGTATCTTGAGCACATTGCCAGGGAAGGGTTGCATCAAAGATTGGCAAAAGTGCCTCTTGAAAAACATAAGGAATATTATGATAGGCTGGAATATGAGCTGAAAATTATTCATGAGAAAGGGTATGATGGCTATTATCTAATTGTTTGGGATTTTATTAACTATGCAAGAAAAAATAAAATTCCTGTGGGGCCTGGGAGAGGTTCTGGAGCTGGTTCCCTTGTGGCTTATGCGGTAGGGATTACAGATATTGACCCCATTAAATACAAATTGCTTTTTGAAAGGTTTTTGAACCCAGAGCGAAAAAGTATGCCGGATTTTGATATCGATTTCTGTATGAATAGAAGGGAAGAAGTTATAAATTATGTTCGTAGCAAATATGGTGATAATAGAGTAGCGCAAATTATTACATTTGGTAAGCTTCTTGCCCGTGGGGTTATTAGGGATGTAGGAAGAGTCCTTGAGATACCTTTAAAAGTTGTGGACAAAATTGCAAAGTTGATCCCTGAAAAACCAGGTTTAACATTGAAGAAAGCTTTGGAGATGGATCCTGAGATTAAGAAAAATATAGAGAGTATTGAAAAAGGGAAAGAGCTTTTAACTCACGCTTTAAAACTGGAGGGGTTATTAAGAAATGCAGGGATGCATGCTGCAGGTGTTGTAATATCGGATGAGCCCCTTGTGGAATATGTACCTCTTTGTAGAGGGCAGAATAATGAGGTGGTAACACAGTTAGAAAAGGATACCCTCGAAAAGGTGGGGCTTGTAAAGTTTGACTTTTTGGGGTTGAAAAACCTGACTGTGATTGATTATGCAGAAAAACTGATACGGAAAAATCATGACCCTCAGTTTGATATCTCAAAGATTCCTTTAGATGATGAAAAGACCTTTGAGCTTTTGTCCTCGGGAGAAACCACTGGAGTATTTCAGCTAGAAAGTAGTGGGATGAAAAATCTTTTGAAAAAACTAAAACCCACAGCTTTTGAGGATATCATTGCTCTTGTAGCTCTTTATAGACCTGGTCCCATTGGTAGTGGAATGCTCGATGACTTTGTAAAAAGGAAACATGGATTGCAAGAGGTTACTTATCCTTTGCCTGAGCTTGAGGATATATTGAAAGAGACTTATGGAATTATCGTTTATCAAGAACAGGTGATGCAGATAGCCCAGATTATAGCTGGATACTCTCTTGGTAGTGCGGACTTGCTCAGAAGGGCAATGGGGAAAAAGAAGCCTGAAGAGATGGCAAAACATAGGGAGATATTCCTTTATGGTGATGAAAAATTGAATATTGAGGGGGCTGTAAAAAGAGGTTTTGAAGAGAAAAAGGCCAGTGAAATTTTCGATTTGATGGCAAAATTTGCAGAGTACGGATTTAATAAAAGTCACTCTGCAGCTTATGCTATGGTGAGTTATCAGACAGCCTATCTCAAAGCCCATTATCCAGTGGAATATATGACATCGCTTCTTTCTAATGAGTTGGAAAAAGGGGATAAAGTTGTTGCCTTTATTGATGAATGTAAGAAAATGGGGATTAAGGTATTGCAACCTGACATTAATGAGTCTTACAAAGATTTTGTAATTGCCGGCAATTCGATTCGTTTTGGGCTTGGCGCCATTAAAAACGTTGGGTTTGGTGCCATTGATGAAATTATTAAAGAAAGGGAAAAAGGGGGAAAGTTTAAGAGTATATACGATTTTTGTAGAAGAGTTGATTTAAGGCAGGTAAATAGAAAAGTGATAGAATCACTTATTAAAGCAGGTGCAATGGATTCTTTTGGGAAAAACAGAAGACAGCTTTTACAGGTGCTTGATACTGCCATGGAGACAGGACAGAAAGAACAGCAGTTAAAAAAAGAAGGGATTATTACTATTGAAGATTTGCTGAAAGAGAATGGGGAGGCTGTTGAGGAAGAGTTTTATCCTGATGTGGATGAGATGCCTGAAAATGAGCTTTTAAAGTTTGAAAAAGAGGTGCTTGGTTTTTATCTTTCGAACCATCCTTTAGTGAATTATTCCAGCATACTTGAAATATTTACTAAAAAATCGGCTGATATAGAAAAAAGTGACGAAAGCAATGTTGTGACAGTGGGTGGAATCGTAAAAAGTGTGAAAAATTATATCACAAAAACTAATGAAAGGATGGCGTTTGTAACTTTAGAGGATTTAGAAGGGACAATGGATGTAGTGGTTTTTCCAAAGCTTTACAAAGAGCATGTAAGACATCTAGAAGAGGATAGTATTATAATTGTGAAAGGGACGGTCAATTTTAAAGAGGATGAATATTCTATAGTGGCTGAAGAAATATATCATATCGAGGAAGCCTTTGATAAGCTTATTTCTGCAATCAAAGTAAAAATAAATGCCACTGGATTTAATGAGAATCTTAGCAATGAGTTGAAGAAGGTAGTAATAAGTGAGAAAGGGGAAAAGCCCATATATTTTGAAGTAGAGGTACAGGGTAAAGGTAAAGTATTAATAAAGGTATCAGATGAATACAGAGTAAGTCCAAAACTTGGATTTTTTAGACAGCTTGATAGTCTTCTTGGAGAAAATAGATACAGTGTTGAGGTGGAGATATGA
- a CDS encoding MGMT family protein gives MTAATISLSSELGVKVDFDEKLEKIVQTTIIFDNILETNTKKIPSNILKFFKNYLNMPNDYLVSYLEWEKITDNYKKIYLALMKIKPGETITYGELAQRVGITRGARVVGNAMAKNPYSLIIPCHRVVSKNGIGGFFYGPSNKKRLLKWEEVYEFMACKK, from the coding sequence ATGACTGCCGCTACTATCTCTTTATCCAGCGAGCTTGGAGTAAAAGTTGATTTTGATGAAAAACTAGAAAAAATCGTCCAAACAACAATTATTTTCGATAACATCCTTGAAACTAACACAAAAAAAATACCCTCAAATATTTTAAAATTTTTCAAAAACTATCTAAACATGCCAAATGATTACTTAGTCTCTTATCTAGAATGGGAAAAAATCACCGATAACTATAAAAAAATATACTTAGCACTGATGAAGATAAAACCAGGAGAAACTATAACCTATGGTGAATTAGCTCAAAGAGTTGGTATCACACGAGGAGCAAGGGTAGTGGGGAACGCAATGGCAAAAAATCCATATTCTCTTATTATTCCTTGTCACAGAGTAGTATCAAAAAATGGAATTGGGGGCTTCTTTTATGGCCCTTCTAATAAAAAGCGTTTACTAAAATGGGAGGAAGTCTATGAATTTATGGCATGTAAAAAATGA
- the thiD gene encoding bifunctional hydroxymethylpyrimidine kinase/phosphomethylpyrimidine kinase — translation MSLPVVLSIAGSDGSAGAGIQADLKTFSALGVYGLTVITAITIQNTQGVKEVFPMPLKMIEKQLDILFTDFKIDIVKIGMLAASDIADFVGCYLSKKQVPFILDTIFKASDGTSLFDGSFDNLISNAFMVTPNLDEASTIAGIEIKNVNDMMEGAKRIKEKGAKYVLIKGGHLRSEEAVDILFDGENFEVFTSSKVKTANTHGTGCTLSSAIAANIAKRMPVVVAVRKAKEFLTESLLRGKNYKLGKGRGPLIHF, via the coding sequence ATGAGTTTACCTGTAGTGTTGAGTATTGCCGGCTCAGATGGTAGTGCAGGCGCAGGTATTCAAGCTGATTTGAAAACATTTTCTGCATTAGGTGTCTATGGATTGACAGTGATTACAGCTATTACCATACAAAATACACAGGGAGTCAAAGAAGTTTTCCCTATGCCATTGAAGATGATTGAAAAACAGCTGGATATACTGTTTACTGATTTCAAGATTGATATTGTAAAAATAGGAATGCTGGCAGCTTCCGATATAGCTGATTTCGTTGGGTGTTATTTGTCTAAAAAGCAAGTACCTTTTATCCTTGACACTATTTTTAAAGCAAGTGATGGTACATCTCTTTTTGATGGTTCTTTTGATAATTTGATTTCCAATGCATTTATGGTAACTCCAAATTTGGATGAAGCCTCTACTATAGCCGGAATAGAAATTAAAAATGTGAATGATATGATGGAGGGAGCAAAAAGAATTAAAGAAAAAGGTGCAAAATATGTGTTGATAAAGGGTGGGCATTTGCGAAGTGAGGAAGCGGTGGATATACTTTTTGATGGAGAAAATTTTGAAGTTTTCACGTCCAGCAAAGTGAAAACCGCAAATACTCATGGGACAGGTTGTACCTTGTCATCAGCCATAGCTGCTAATATTGCAAAGAGGATGCCCGTAGTGGTAGCAGTGAGAAAAGCTAAGGAATTTTTAACAGAATCATTATTGAGAGGAAAAAATTATAAGCTTGGTAAAGGGCGAGGCCCATTAATCCATTTCTGA
- a CDS encoding ComEC/Rec2 family competence protein, whose protein sequence is MDIITEKQKKYSKGVSGIYKNKQFEPGTVIFKMKNKLISFKIPLITTILEKREKLCRKLYLESSGEISIIQAALFGNRQYLDNKTKDLFITTGIFHLLAISGLHVGIIISIVFLIFSFLPLKFRYLAVIFTLLPFIVITGFKITVLRASLFAIFIFSALFFDVKVEMKKLLIFLASLFLLLFPSTAFDISFMLSFAAVFGILTVVEKEKGLKSIILVPLGATLFTMPIILYSFGNFNYLGILNTFIMLPFIYLLIITGLITPFTGHFAIAPLITIENWIHNIATFLYKLTYSTFVLNKINLYLLIISLIIILLFIIFKKLPLLLLLLIVPLINLQKSNIIIFPNMVRSKGIIDLREKKQIFFKGFYSDFKYQFLPIVAKLGIKTFDNGIIHIYDGQNLYLKTKNNTLSDICINQIGKNCKIVYMTKSNSISKKLLMSQNKLFIIYKNELKSKNIYELKNKKCIILKEGEISYDDNICK, encoded by the coding sequence ATGGATATTATCACTGAAAAACAAAAAAAATATTCAAAAGGGGTCTCTGGTATTTACAAAAATAAGCAATTTGAGCCTGGCACTGTAATTTTTAAGATGAAAAACAAATTAATCAGTTTCAAAATACCACTTATAACAACCATACTTGAGAAAAGAGAAAAATTATGTAGAAAACTTTATCTTGAATCTAGTGGGGAAATTAGCATAATTCAGGCTGCACTTTTTGGTAATCGACAATATCTTGACAATAAAACAAAAGACCTTTTTATTACCACAGGTATCTTCCATCTTCTTGCCATATCAGGACTACATGTGGGTATTATCATCTCCATCGTTTTCTTAATATTTTCTTTTTTACCGTTGAAATTTCGATATTTAGCAGTAATTTTCACACTTCTCCCTTTTATAGTTATAACCGGCTTTAAAATAACAGTTCTGAGGGCTTCCCTCTTTGCAATATTTATATTCTCTGCACTCTTTTTTGATGTAAAAGTGGAAATGAAAAAACTGCTCATCTTTCTGGCTTCCCTTTTTCTGCTTCTATTCCCCTCAACTGCTTTTGACATCTCATTTATGCTATCCTTTGCTGCCGTTTTCGGAATCTTGACTGTTGTAGAAAAGGAAAAAGGATTAAAGAGTATAATTCTTGTTCCCCTTGGTGCCACCCTTTTTACTATGCCTATCATTCTATACAGTTTTGGAAATTTCAACTATCTTGGAATTTTGAATACATTTATAATGCTACCATTCATTTATCTTTTGATTATAACAGGCCTGATTACACCTTTTACAGGTCATTTTGCAATTGCACCCTTAATTACAATTGAGAATTGGATACACAACATTGCCACTTTTCTATATAAACTTACATACTCTACGTTTGTACTAAATAAAATTAATCTTTACCTTCTCATCATTTCTTTAATCATAATTCTCTTATTCATTATTTTCAAAAAATTACCCCTTTTGCTATTACTACTCATCGTTCCCCTTATAAATTTGCAGAAATCTAATATTATAATTTTCCCAAATATGGTACGCTCAAAGGGGATTATAGATTTAAGAGAAAAAAAACAAATTTTTTTCAAAGGGTTTTACAGTGATTTCAAATATCAATTCCTTCCTATTGTTGCAAAACTTGGAATAAAAACCTTTGATAACGGAATAATACATATTTATGATGGCCAAAATCTTTATCTTAAAACTAAAAACAATACTTTGTCTGATATTTGTATAAATCAAATAGGTAAGAACTGCAAAATAGTTTACATGACTAAATCAAATAGCATTTCAAAAAAGTTGTTGATGTCACAAAATAAACTCTTTATTATTTACAAAAACGAACTAAAATCGAAAAATATATATGAATTAAAAAATAAAAAATGCATCATTTTAAAAGAAGGTGAAATAAGTTATGATGACAATATTTGTAAATGA
- the thiF gene encoding sulfur carrier protein ThiS adenylyltransferase ThiF: MMTIFVNEKPTKVVENTTLFQLRDKIKPDADIVILNGHIMNKDVPLNNNDNVVLIKRGEIPSFDELEALMIARHTPGVHKKLKKGRVAIAGLGGLGSNIATSLARMGVGFLRLIDFDVVEPSNLNRQYYFIDQIGKKKTDALLETLKRINPYITYDPVDCFVDENNIKELFHDVDVIIEAFDKAETKALLIKKCMQLFPDKLIIGASGVAGIYDTSLLKIERLGKNVYVVGDFVNEAKPGEGLMATRVAVAANMQANLAVRYLVNDKNLV; the protein is encoded by the coding sequence ATGATGACAATATTTGTAAATGAAAAGCCCACCAAAGTTGTAGAAAATACTACCCTTTTTCAACTAAGAGATAAAATTAAACCTGATGCTGACATCGTGATTCTAAACGGGCATATTATGAATAAAGATGTACCTTTAAATAATAACGATAATGTTGTTTTGATAAAAAGAGGAGAAATACCTTCCTTTGATGAATTAGAAGCTCTCATGATTGCAAGACATACTCCTGGAGTACATAAAAAATTAAAAAAAGGTAGAGTAGCCATTGCAGGACTTGGCGGACTTGGATCGAACATAGCCACTAGCCTTGCCAGGATGGGGGTAGGATTTTTAAGATTAATAGATTTTGATGTTGTTGAACCGTCAAATTTAAACAGGCAGTATTATTTTATTGACCAAATCGGAAAGAAAAAAACCGATGCCCTATTAGAAACTTTAAAAAGAATAAATCCATATATCACCTATGACCCCGTTGACTGTTTTGTGGATGAAAACAATATCAAAGAACTTTTTCATGATGTAGACGTCATAATCGAAGCCTTTGATAAAGCTGAAACCAAAGCTCTTTTAATCAAAAAATGCATGCAGCTTTTTCCGGATAAGCTGATTATAGGAGCAAGCGGTGTAGCAGGTATTTATGACACCTCTTTATTAAAGATTGAAAGGCTTGGCAAGAATGTTTATGTAGTAGGTGATTTTGTAAATGAAGCAAAACCTGGCGAAGGTTTAATGGCTACTAGGGTAGCGGTAGCTGCAAATATGCAGGCAAATCTTGCTGTAAGATATTTAGTAAACGACAAAAATTTAGTTTAA
- a CDS encoding TlpA family protein disulfide reductase — protein sequence MRIFLLIISFVFYSTYSNALVRLKTSDFQQLIRKNKSTTIVVFWASYCPYCKKEIKELYKNKTELDKKQISVILISIDKLESSALRAYKNLNVDFPLYIATNNLINYLNIRLVPIIAIYDKNGNMHDIAPGYKTFTEILKMLKD from the coding sequence ATGAGAATATTTTTATTAATAATTTCTTTTGTTTTTTATTCCACATATTCAAATGCTTTAGTAAGGCTTAAAACAAGTGATTTCCAACAGCTCATTCGTAAAAATAAAAGCACAACAATTGTAGTTTTTTGGGCATCTTATTGCCCTTATTGTAAAAAAGAGATTAAAGAACTTTATAAAAATAAAACCGAACTGGATAAAAAACAGATATCAGTAATTTTAATCTCTATTGATAAACTTGAATCATCAGCTTTAAGAGCTTATAAAAACCTGAATGTTGACTTCCCTTTATACATTGCAACCAACAACCTTATAAATTATCTTAACATACGTTTAGTACCTATAATTGCTATCTATGATAAAAATGGTAACATGCACGATATAGCTCCAGGATACAAAACTTTTACCGAAATTCTTAAGATGCTCAAAGATTAG
- the thiS gene encoding sulfur carrier protein ThiS yields the protein MKVKINGVTKEVCDNITILDLINSLNLKSDRIVVEYNKTILNKDDYDKITIKEGDNLELIHFVGGG from the coding sequence ATGAAAGTTAAAATCAACGGAGTAACAAAAGAAGTTTGTGACAACATCACAATTTTAGACCTAATAAATTCATTAAATTTAAAATCAGATAGAATTGTTGTTGAATATAATAAAACCATTTTGAATAAAGATGATTATGACAAAATAACAATTAAGGAAGGTGATAACCTTGAGTTGATTCATTTTGTAGGTGGAGGCTGA
- the mobB gene encoding molybdopterin-guanine dinucleotide biosynthesis protein B, translated as MKNKFPPLFTFVGSSGSGKTTFLENLIPVFTKKGFKVGAIKHDAHKFEIDKPGKDSYRLKSAGSRQVIISSKEKIALVKSVNRDMSVYELILKYFSDVDIILTEGYKKSNIPKFEIYRIEHGKEPLCFGDNHLVGIVTNSEVSIDKPIFGLSDYEKVADYIISIANFENVDVKVDCEDELVKRFLEEKISMVKFFKTVKNVKVKVEFD; from the coding sequence ATGAAGAATAAATTCCCTCCTTTATTTACCTTTGTGGGTAGTTCTGGCAGTGGAAAAACCACATTTTTAGAGAATCTAATACCTGTTTTTACTAAAAAGGGGTTTAAGGTAGGAGCGATAAAGCATGATGCCCATAAATTTGAGATTGATAAACCTGGTAAAGATTCCTATCGACTGAAAAGTGCAGGTTCAAGGCAGGTAATAATTTCATCAAAAGAGAAAATTGCCTTAGTAAAAAGCGTGAATAGGGATATGTCAGTGTATGAACTGATTTTAAAATATTTTAGTGATGTGGATATAATCTTAACAGAGGGGTATAAAAAAAGTAATATTCCTAAGTTTGAAATTTACAGAATTGAGCACGGCAAAGAACCGTTATGTTTTGGTGATAACCATCTTGTGGGGATCGTTACTAACAGCGAGGTGTCAATAGATAAGCCGATATTTGGGCTAAGTGATTATGAAAAGGTGGCGGATTATATTATATCTATTGCTAATTTTGAGAATGTTGATGTGAAAGTGGATTGTGAGGATGAGCTTGTAAAAAGGTTTTTAGAGGAGAAAATTTCTATGGTGAAGTTTTTTAAAACCGTCAAAAATGTAAAAGTTAAAGTGGAGTTTGATTAA
- a CDS encoding carcinine hydrolase/isopenicillin-N N-acyltransferase family protein encodes MNLWHVKNENDLAATQNKETFLFFQNLLHNSLKLTANNSVAYLINNFVKILVYKIKKNLSQEYLNFLKIYATANNISLNNLLLAVSFPDIFSYMLSKTGSKMYLNIPHVFLGCSTLLLPTENGVLHCRNLDYFGGKLWTSNHAVMLLNFPNMIKSINITTMGLPVVGITSLNEAGISLSVHMLFTKEVNINGSLVTDLAFQVITKATNISDVLKIVKDKPTVSGWAFIVFSHKENKGVLIEFNGKKTCIKELNSLPFIYNNFYMTREQQSSELYPSYIWIQNNFYRNNHLKRLLSDKQTFSLKDAIKIISDTSDYHHGNKDPFGHTVANSFTVTSAIFDVNNERLSLGENHSPAGVGINKIYDLSKIFNGELDEIDKINIIQDEKKRAFYNAVVSVMDILYTNQDYEKCINILDKLGENLNDSYFTLLLYAILLIKKEDFIRAKEKLYKALEKTYLDSYRLGMIKLLVAAIEDFTGKKKIATELYADILQNHRFVDLNILTLKLYTKGVDKNFFKKVVPNFFLSHFLII; translated from the coding sequence ATGAATTTATGGCATGTAAAAAATGAAAATGATCTTGCAGCTACTCAAAATAAAGAAACTTTTCTCTTTTTTCAAAACCTACTACATAACTCTTTGAAATTAACTGCAAACAACTCTGTCGCATATCTCATAAACAATTTTGTAAAAATTTTAGTATACAAGATTAAAAAGAACTTAAGCCAAGAATATCTAAATTTTTTAAAAATTTATGCAACGGCAAATAATATTTCATTAAATAATCTACTATTGGCAGTAAGTTTTCCTGATATTTTCTCATATATGCTATCAAAAACCGGTAGTAAAATGTATCTAAATATTCCTCACGTATTTTTAGGTTGCTCTACACTCCTTTTACCCACAGAAAATGGTGTACTACATTGTAGAAACCTTGACTATTTTGGTGGGAAGCTCTGGACAAGTAATCACGCTGTAATGCTTTTGAATTTTCCAAATATGATAAAATCGATAAATATAACCACCATGGGACTACCTGTTGTCGGTATCACATCATTAAATGAAGCAGGTATCTCTTTATCTGTTCATATGCTTTTTACTAAAGAGGTAAATATAAACGGTTCACTTGTAACAGATCTTGCTTTTCAAGTAATCACGAAAGCAACAAACATTTCTGATGTATTAAAAATTGTAAAGGATAAGCCCACTGTCAGCGGATGGGCTTTTATAGTGTTCAGTCACAAGGAAAACAAAGGTGTTTTGATTGAATTTAACGGCAAGAAAACCTGCATAAAAGAGCTTAATAGCTTGCCTTTTATATACAACAACTTTTATATGACCAGAGAACAACAATCTTCTGAACTGTACCCATCCTATATATGGATACAAAATAATTTTTACAGAAACAACCATCTCAAACGTCTATTATCAGATAAACAAACTTTTTCACTGAAAGATGCAATTAAAATAATTAGTGATACCTCCGATTACCATCATGGTAACAAGGACCCTTTTGGTCACACTGTGGCAAATAGCTTTACTGTCACATCTGCTATTTTTGACGTAAACAACGAAAGATTATCATTAGGCGAAAATCATTCTCCCGCTGGAGTTGGAATAAACAAAATTTACGACTTATCTAAAATCTTCAATGGTGAACTGGATGAAATCGATAAAATAAATATTATCCAAGATGAGAAAAAAAGAGCATTCTATAATGCTGTTGTAAGTGTGATGGATATTTTATACACTAATCAGGACTATGAAAAATGCATAAACATTCTCGACAAACTAGGAGAAAATCTGAATGACAGCTATTTTACCCTTTTACTTTATGCTATTTTGTTAATTAAAAAGGAAGATTTTATAAGAGCAAAAGAGAAACTTTACAAAGCTTTAGAAAAAACTTATTTGGACTCGTATAGACTTGGAATGATAAAACTGCTAGTTGCGGCCATAGAAGATTTTACCGGCAAGAAAAAGATAGCAACAGAGCTTTATGCGGATATTTTACAAAATCACAGATTTGTAGATTTAAACATTCTAACATTAAAACTTTATACAAAAGGGGTAGATAAAAACTTTTTCAAAAAAGTTGTACCAAACTTTTTCCTTTCCCATTTCCTGATTATCTAA